One region of Macadamia integrifolia cultivar HAES 741 chromosome 11, SCU_Mint_v3, whole genome shotgun sequence genomic DNA includes:
- the LOC122092892 gene encoding uncharacterized protein LOC122092892, whose translation MEDITPPTEGTSVTESSSSRNTKKKRGPSKSVKTMAIPHGQPVKLRANHLNQLIGDEAAQFSTYLGTLIRSQKMMPLNYEDWRYVPEHYKEQLWNHIQYKYEIPIQCQKHVRQQISGIWRAFKKELKKETIKKYGCLENSQPDDRVPADQWRDLVAIWTSAKKKAISEKNKDNRKLQVMNHSSGRMSYARVGEKLSKEHPTGKWPGRVKVFLTTHKKKGTNQPTDERSGIVMAKIKQKQSELPPELRDNSDEEDNIYREACGEEGHGRVRGIGLGHNWLKGKGSGKKR comes from the exons ATGGAGGATATAACCCCACCTACAGAGGGTACTAGTGTCactgaatcatcttcttcaagaA ataccaagaagaaaagagggccAAGTAAAAGTGTCAAAACAATGGCAATTCCTCATGGCCAACCAGTGAAGTTAAGAGCAAATCACCTAAATCAGTTAATTGGTGATGAAGCTGCCCAATTTAGTACATATTTGGGCACTTTGATTAGGAGCCAAAAAATGATGCCACTTAACTATGAAGATTGGAGATATGTTCCAGAACACTATAAGGAACAACTTTGGAACCATATCCAG TATAAATATGAAATACCAATTCAATGTCAGAAACATGTACGCCAACAAATTAGTGGCATATGGCGGGCGTTcaaaaaagaattgaagaaagaaacaattAAGAAATATGGGTGTCTTGAAAATTCTCAACCAGATGATAGGGTCCCAGCAGATCAGTGGCGTGATCTTGTAGCAATATGGACATCTGCGAAAAAGAAG GCAATTagtgaaaaaaacaaagataacAGAAAACTCCAAGTTATGAATCATAGTTCTGGGAGGATGAGTTATGCAAGAGTGGGAGAGAAGCTG AGTAAGGAGCATCCCACTGGGAAATGGCCAGGCAGGGTAAAAGTATTTTTAACCACgcataaaaaaaagggaactaaCCAACCTACAGATGAGAGATCTGGAATTGTTATg GCCAAAATAAAGCAAAAGCAGAGTGAGTTGCCTCCAGAGTTGAGAGATAATAGTGATGAAGAGGACAATATCTATAGAGAAGCTTGTGGCGAGGAAGGCCATGGACGTGTGCGTGGTATTGGGCTTGGT